The following proteins are co-located in the Apium graveolens cultivar Ventura chromosome 5, ASM990537v1, whole genome shotgun sequence genome:
- the LOC141661259 gene encoding uncharacterized protein LOC141661259: MVKYFFNNGMFDDHFTNTNIVLVPKKKNLQYMVDLRPISLCNVRYKIASKVLANRLKKVIDEIISEEQSAFIPGHIISNNIMIFFEIIHYMKRKTQGKKDWMALKLDMSKVYNRVEWSYIRAILGKMGFNSTVINLFMQCVTTARYKISHSGKEFGDIIPHRRLRQGDPMSSYLFLATKDEAVQVMEILAMFEQASGQKINISKSSVFFSRNVQQGVKNEILQVLGFHEAHSNTQYLRLPSCIGRSKTAVLGYGEANIQVLVEIKKKRERYSLDELGEDECVENGWRLITNPTSLVARMFKAKYYPNDNFLSAKLGANPSFIWRNILAAQDVLSQGMEAKPMMHHYNNPSFWKRLWNLQVPPKVKNFMWRVISGCLPTKDMLHAKKVNIHVTCSLCNKEVETASHVFLECFFAKSCWQEWVFNVFNGWETVKRQSGAMLCWTIWKCRNDLIWNQKCLEAQKAANSARNDGDERWTLPTENQTKVNTDAAVFVSSKRYSYAYAARNHNGELLEARLKCKEGSISPECAKIMGICEALSWIKAKHIENVVVETDCLVAVQVVRGAAAMLSYFGSLVQECREIYWYL; encoded by the exons CTAATATCGTTCTTGTtcctaaaaagaaaaatctccaATATATGGTCGATCTTAGACCAATATCTTTATGTAATGTAAGATACAAGATAGCTTCTAAAGTCCTAGCAAACCGCTTGAAAAAGGTGATTGATGAAATTATCTCGGAAGAACAAAGTGCTTTCATTCCAGGCCATATAATTTCAAACAACATAATGATATTTTTTGAGATTATCCATTACATGAAACGCAAGACTCAGGGTAAAAAAGACTGGATGGCTCTGAAACTTGACATGAGCAAGGTTTATAATAGAGTGGAGTGGAGCTATATTCGAGCAATACTTGGTAAGATGGGTTTCAATAGCACAGTTATTAATCTTTTTATGCAATGTGTCACTACAGCTCGGTACAAGATTAGTCATTCTGGCAAGGAGTTTGGAGATATAATCCCTCACAGGCGCCTTCGACAAGGTGATCCCATGTCGTCGTATCTTTTTCTG GCCACCAAAGATGAAGCAGTGCAAGTCATGGAAATTTTAGCAATGTTTGAACAAGCCTCGGGCCAAAAAATTAACATAAGCAAGTCTAGTGTTTTTTTCAGCAGGAATGTTCAGCAGGGTGTTAAAAATGAAATTTTGCAAGTTCTGGGATTTCACGAGGCACACTCAAATACACAATACCTAAGACTTCCGAGTTGCATTGGTAGAAGTAAAACAGCAGTTCTGGG ATATGGAGAAGCTAATATACAAGTTCTGGTGGAAATcaagaaaaaaagagaaaggtATTCACTGGATGAGTTGGGAGAGGATGAGTGTGTCGAAAAT GGTTGGAGGCTTATTACAAACCCGACTTCTCTTGTTGCGAGAATGTTCAAAGCAAAATATTATCCAAATGATAATTTTCTGAGTGCTAAGTTAGGTGCAAATCCGAGTTTCATTTGGCGCAACATCTTGGCAGCTCAGGACGTTCTTAGTCAAGGGATG GAAGCTAAACCTATGATGCATCACTACAACAATCCTAGCTTCTGGAAACGTTTGTGGAATCTTCAAGTTCCGCCAAAAGTTAAGAACTTTATGTGGCGAGTTATTTCAGGATGCCTTCCAACTAAAGATATGCTTCATGCAAAGAAGGTCAACATACATGTGACCTGCTCGTTATGTAACAAGGAGGTAGAAACTGCTAGTCATGTGTTTCTGGAGTGCTTTTTTGCTAAGTCATGCTGGCAG GAATGGGTTTTTAATGTTTTCAATGGATGGGAAACAGTTAAGCGTCAAAGTGGAGCTATGCTGTGTTGGACCATCTGGAAGTGCAGGAACGACTTAATATGGAATCAAAAATGCTTAGAAGCGCAAAAAGCTGCAAATTCAGCTAGA AATGATGGGGATGAGCGATGGACCTTGCCAACAGAAAATCAGACTAAGGTAAATACTGATGCTGCGGTGTTTGTCTCTTCTAAACGTTATAGCTACGCGTATGCTGCAAGAAATCATAATGGAGAGTTACTGGAAGCTCGGTTGAAGTGTAAAGAAGGCTCCATTTCTCCAGAGTGTGCTAAGATCATGGGCATATGTGAAGCCTTGAGTTGGATCAAAGCTAAACACATAGAAAATGTTGTGGTCGAAACAGACTGCCTAGTTGCAGTCCAGGTAGTTCGTGGTGCTGCTGCAATGCTTTCTTACTTTGGTTCTTTAGTTCAGGAATGCAGAGAGATTTATTGGTATCTTTGA